The following nucleotide sequence is from Acyrthosiphon pisum isolate AL4f chromosome A2, pea_aphid_22Mar2018_4r6ur, whole genome shotgun sequence.
GTGGAGGACCaacattgatataataaaatggtaCTAAAAGCAAACCCATCATCAGGAATCCAAATAgaccttgaaaaaaaaagaatatacatataaatatatcatacttcaatcataatttaatgcaataaaACTACGTAGAAGATGTAGTAGAGGTGGACTAATCTACCATGTTCCACCGAGTTTTAGGATTTTAACCAATCCTATAAATGTCAACAGCCCATTTTTCaataggacataatattatttattattattcctatttcATTGATCAAAGTCCGGggtattcaaatattgttgGTTTATTACTAAGCCAGCCCAAATTTTACCCAGCCCGCCCAGTTCAACTTGGTAACTCGCCGGACCTGGTCACGTGACTTACTACTGAGGTATTAGTGATTATGTCTAAGGGACGAGCCAGAAGTACAAGTAACTCCCATAAAATTCTTGAAGGACCCCAGattgatatttcacataaaagtatacatttcccataaaatgatttattttaggttttaactttcaataaattataatttgttactatGGGTCTCAGTTTACCTCTGAAGTGGTTACAAAGCCCAGGACCATTATAAAATGCTttcgaaaatgtaattttcatgTTTATAACACGTACTTAATTAAGCACCgctcaataatttaatattgatctgagcatatgtttattatgtacataatatatgaaagaAATAGATTAGGAtaactattaatgtattaaaaattaaaataaggcATCATTCTattatgtgattatattataaaatattaataccttcCCAACCAACAGCTTGTAATGGTGGAATATCATTTGAAACAACATATTTCTCTTCGTAAACCATTTGAGCAGCTGTTATTATCTGAGCAAATAAGATCAACGAGTcacctaaaaattaataataaatatgtactttGATATTAACATGTCATATTTCTCAAACAgcataaatatgttattatgaattgtttattatttattaccaagaATGATGTCATTAGTAGATTTTGAGTTTGAATCAGTTGACAACAAATCTGATATACCAACTGTGGCCAatccaataattattgtaaatatgccCAACCAATGGCGAACAGATACTTGTCGATgcacaaacatttttgaaaatatagcaGTAAAGATTATTACAGCAccttaatgaaaaattaataatgtattaaataagtaGAAAtctattaagaggatgctatatttatacatattatctgtCTTACACATgcgtaaaataacaatttagataccatatttttactacaatctatttatatttaatatatatgagAAAATGTACATACATGTTGTTGAATTAGTAGAGGggagtataaattatatctgaGCAGAGCTTTTTTgcatacatttatttgaaaattatttagtgcATTTGAAAACTCTGcttttacacaatttatattgtCCTCTACAAACATAAAATTTGTTCTAACATTAACCATAAATATACCGAAATAAAAATCTGTTACGAAGATGGCCTAGGTTCCGCATGTATAAGATAAGAGGCAACACATGCAGGGGTAGCGTcaccttaatattattataatatcaacaagCTTAATGGTGTAAATAAGCTGATTACAAAAATACCTCTTAGCATTTGAAAACTAGATGCAAAAGTCATTGTGAGACCAATGTACATGAGTGTAGTAGCAACCAAATCAAACATTGCCGGAACAAAGAACAAAAATGGATTAAATTGCTGGTTGCCTTTAACTATAGGACTATCTTCAATCGGATActgtaacaaaaatgtaatttaaattatttaaaattcagtgATTTCATGTGTGAAAAAACTTACTTGTCTTTTTACGTGATATCTATATGCTAATTTAAAGAACAACAAGCACAAAAATTCTCCAAAAAACATGgttaatgattgaaaaaatGGATGGTCAAAAGAACGCTCCTTGCCGTCTGAACCTTTAGCTTTAAGATTATCAGCCCATCTAAaccaataattacataatataatataatacaatatattcaatattgcgAGGACATATTTGAGAAATGACCACCTGTGACTTTGAGAAGTGTGAATTTCAGGTTGGAAATGTACTAATGTagtttactaatataaaaaggGAGTAATCTTTGGAAACATCTCAAGAGCACATGTATTGGATAAACTTATAAATCTAACAATGCTCTAGGCATAGCACTGtagttattaaatacatgtctaaatggcttaatacatattgtttacagttcttaaatttaaacattaataagttcaacttaatagttaataatataaactattaatgtttttaatgaaaggttggaaataataaaaaagtaaatatttgtttaaacaataataaaaaaattaattctcatTCTACACTCCAGTTACGAGAGAGTATTACCGTTTTG
It contains:
- the LOC100164398 gene encoding solute carrier family 35 member F6; protein product: MYSSYQLLLAIGMVITGSINTLSVKWADNLKAKGSDGKERSFDHPFFQSLTMFFGEFLCLLFFKLAYRYHVKRQYPIEDSPIVKGNQQFNPFLFFVPAMFDLVATTLMYIGLTMTFASSFQMLRGAVIIFTAIFSKMFVHRQVSVRHWLGIFTIIIGLATVGISDLLSTDSNSKSTNDIILGDSLILFAQIITAAQMVYEEKYVVSNDIPPLQAVGWEGLFGFLMMGLLLVPFYYINVGPPLDGNNSRGVIEDFPEAITQIMNNKWILVALIGNIISIAYFNFSGISVAKEISATTRMVLDSVRTFFIWTFSLAVGWQTFNPLQPVGFLLLLIGMCIYNNLLKAVPRRLRTVVHYPTDEPIIGGEP